From Acidobacteriota bacterium, a single genomic window includes:
- a CDS encoding peptidoglycan-binding protein: MALNYQVKQGDCISSIAFENGFFPDTIWDHPNNARLKEQRKDPNILQPGDIVFVPDKRIKELSEPTDQVHKYRYKSVPAKLSLRLLVNGEPRRNTPFTLEIDGNLTTGTTDSDGTVKVSIPPDAKSGNLTVGTGEDQMKFALDLGRLDPIDQISGVQKRLNNLGYDCGIVDGTLNSETKKALQAFQSHSGLPANGELDEATKSKLRQTHEGK; this comes from the coding sequence ATGGCGCTCAACTATCAAGTAAAACAAGGCGACTGCATCTCGAGCATCGCGTTTGAGAACGGGTTCTTTCCCGATACGATCTGGGACCATCCGAACAATGCCAGGCTGAAAGAGCAGCGCAAAGATCCGAATATTCTGCAGCCGGGCGACATTGTTTTCGTGCCGGACAAGCGCATCAAGGAGCTGAGCGAACCGACCGATCAGGTTCATAAATACCGTTACAAGAGCGTTCCGGCGAAACTCAGCCTGCGCCTTTTGGTCAATGGCGAACCGCGGCGGAATACGCCGTTCACGCTTGAGATCGACGGCAATTTGACAACGGGAACGACCGACAGCGACGGGACCGTCAAAGTTTCGATCCCGCCTGACGCGAAATCCGGGAATCTGACCGTCGGCACCGGTGAGGATCAGATGAAATTCGCGCTCGACCTTGGCCGGCTTGATCCTATCGACCAGATCAGCGGCGTTCAGAAACGTCTCAATAATCTCGGATACGACTGCGGAATCGTCGACGGAACGCTCAACTCCGAAACGAAAAAAGCCCTGCAGGCTTTTCAGTCCCATTCCGGACTTCCCGCCAATGGTGAACTCGATGAAGCGACGAAATCGAAATTGCGGCAAACGCACGAGGGGAAATAG
- a CDS encoding DUF4123 domain-containing protein produces MKEQLEKYIFRDDAYTYAVLDGASVPDLPQRLFEMDPPNLCLYRGELSDELIHVAPYVVLLEPGSDFTNWLLGECWGKHWGIFAQSPVSPVGMRKHLRGLLTVNDEDGNPLLFRYYDPRVLLPFLMTCDIDELKTIFGPVKYYFSESFDHSELCRMNIEKDALVQTKLDLSPDSRR; encoded by the coding sequence ATGAAGGAGCAGCTCGAAAAATACATTTTCCGCGACGACGCGTACACTTATGCGGTGCTTGACGGGGCGTCGGTGCCGGATCTGCCGCAGAGGCTTTTCGAGATGGATCCGCCGAATCTTTGCCTCTATCGCGGCGAGCTCTCGGACGAACTCATACACGTCGCGCCGTATGTCGTGCTGCTTGAACCCGGTTCGGATTTCACCAATTGGCTGCTCGGCGAATGCTGGGGCAAACACTGGGGCATCTTCGCGCAGAGCCCGGTTTCGCCGGTCGGAATGCGGAAACATCTGCGGGGGCTTCTGACCGTCAACGACGAGGACGGCAACCCTCTGCTTTTTCGCTATTACGACCCGCGCGTGCTTCTGCCGTTTCTGATGACGTGCGACATCGACGAGCTGAAGACGATCTTCGGACCCGTCAAGTATTATTTTTCGGAGTCGTTCGATCATTCCGAACTTTGCCGGATGAATATCGAGAAAGACGCATTGGTGCAGACGAAACTCGATCTGTCCCCGGACAGTCGGCGATAG
- the tssI gene encoding type VI secretion system tip protein VgrG — protein MTIKQDNRLLAIHTPLGKDFVLINRFKYAEGLSRLFTLEIELLREESDPGYEPTVIDPTSIVGKAVTMTIDQRDGTVREVTGIVNRFSQGHRDTRFSYYTASVVPHLWLLTQISQSRIFQNISVPDILRKVFKGFEVAWQLQGNYNPRNYCVQYHESDFDFASRLMEEEGIYYYFEHSGGKHKMIVGDTPQSHALCPSKSRVPFYIDVTRQAEDYVTSVNRWQTDYRLQTGKVTMWDFNFQLPSRKLDHSKESIFSVGDNKKLESYDFPGGYARKYDGVDGSGGERAADLSKVDGDKTKTVETSMQSLDGQYKVINATGDCSSLTAGYRFELFNHPGAANNGPYVITSVAHEGEQNPGYVSDDEVERPYSNSFSCIAYGSGAPPFRPPRTTPKPIVRGSQTAFVVGPAGEEIFTDKYGRVKVQFHWDRDGQVNESSSCWVRVAQGWAGNKWGSMFIPRIGMEVIVHFLEGDPDQPIITGCVYNPQTMPPYTLPDEKTKSTVKSNSSKGGGGFNEIRFEDKKGSEQIFIHAEKDQDIRVKNDAKELILHDRHLIVENDQREKVKKDKHLKVVGNHNEKVDGSISIHAGTDFEEKAGTKFAVDAGSEIHLKSGTTLTIETGTSLTLKVGGNFININSGGIFIKGTMVMLNSGGAAGSGSGSSPEAPAEALEAANAEPGARVSLTPKAPPVRPVFQSPAALVLVNAAQTGVPFCAICARG, from the coding sequence ATGACGATCAAACAGGACAACCGGCTTCTTGCGATCCATACCCCGCTCGGCAAAGACTTTGTCCTGATCAACAGGTTCAAGTACGCCGAAGGGCTTTCGCGCCTGTTCACGCTTGAGATCGAACTGCTCCGCGAAGAGTCCGACCCGGGCTATGAACCGACCGTCATCGACCCGACGTCGATCGTCGGGAAGGCCGTCACGATGACCATCGACCAGCGCGACGGGACCGTGCGCGAAGTCACCGGCATCGTCAACCGTTTTTCTCAGGGCCATCGCGATACGCGATTCTCATACTACACCGCGTCGGTCGTGCCGCATCTTTGGCTGCTGACCCAGATCAGCCAGAGCCGCATCTTCCAAAACATCTCCGTCCCGGACATCCTGCGCAAGGTCTTCAAAGGTTTCGAGGTCGCGTGGCAGCTTCAGGGAAACTACAATCCGCGAAACTATTGCGTTCAATATCACGAGAGCGACTTTGACTTCGCCTCGCGCCTGATGGAAGAAGAGGGAATCTACTACTATTTCGAGCATTCCGGCGGCAAGCACAAGATGATCGTCGGCGACACGCCGCAGTCCCACGCATTGTGCCCTTCGAAAAGCCGCGTGCCCTTTTACATCGACGTCACGCGCCAGGCCGAGGACTACGTCACCTCGGTCAACCGCTGGCAGACCGATTACCGCCTGCAAACCGGAAAGGTGACGATGTGGGACTTCAACTTCCAGCTGCCGTCGCGCAAGCTCGATCACTCCAAAGAGAGCATCTTTTCGGTCGGCGACAACAAGAAGCTTGAAAGTTACGACTTTCCCGGCGGCTACGCGCGCAAGTACGACGGGGTCGACGGTTCGGGCGGCGAGCGCGCCGCAGATTTAAGCAAAGTCGACGGCGACAAGACGAAAACGGTCGAGACGTCGATGCAGTCGCTCGACGGCCAATACAAGGTCATCAACGCCACCGGCGACTGTTCGTCGTTGACCGCGGGCTACCGGTTCGAGCTTTTCAACCATCCCGGCGCGGCGAACAACGGGCCGTACGTGATCACCTCGGTCGCGCACGAGGGCGAGCAGAATCCGGGATACGTTTCCGACGACGAGGTCGAGCGGCCTTACTCGAACAGTTTTTCGTGCATCGCATACGGGTCGGGCGCGCCGCCTTTCCGGCCGCCGCGAACGACGCCGAAACCAATCGTGCGCGGCAGCCAGACGGCGTTCGTCGTCGGACCCGCGGGCGAGGAGATATTCACCGACAAATACGGCCGCGTCAAGGTTCAGTTTCACTGGGACCGCGACGGCCAGGTCAACGAATCAAGTTCGTGCTGGGTGCGCGTCGCGCAGGGCTGGGCCGGAAACAAATGGGGCTCGATGTTCATCCCGCGGATCGGGATGGAGGTCATCGTCCATTTTCTCGAGGGCGATCCGGACCAGCCGATCATCACCGGCTGCGTCTACAATCCGCAGACGATGCCGCCGTACACGCTCCCGGACGAGAAGACGAAATCGACCGTCAAGTCCAATTCTTCGAAGGGCGGCGGCGGTTTCAACGAGATCCGATTCGAAGATAAGAAGGGTTCGGAACAGATCTTCATACACGCCGAGAAAGATCAGGACATCCGCGTCAAGAACGACGCCAAAGAGCTGATACTGCACGACCGCCATCTGATCGTCGAGAACGACCAGCGCGAAAAGGTCAAAAAGGACAAGCACCTGAAGGTCGTCGGCAATCACAACGAAAAGGTCGACGGATCGATCTCGATCCACGCCGGCACCGACTTCGAAGAGAAGGCCGGGACGAAGTTCGCGGTCGACGCCGGATCCGAGATCCATTTGAAATCGGGAACGACGCTGACGATCGAAACGGGCACGTCCTTGACGCTCAAGGTCGGCGGCAACTTCATCAACATCAATTCCGGCGGGATCTTCATCAAGGGCACGATGGTGATGCTCAACAGCGGCGGCGCGGCGGGAAGCGGTTCGGGCAGCAGCCCCGAAGCTCCGGCCGAAGCGCTCGAGGCGGCCAACGCCGAACCCGGCGCGCGGGTTAGTTTGACTCCGAAGGCGCCGCCCGTGCGACCGGTCTTCCAGAGTCCGGCGGCGCTCGTATTGGTCAACGCCGCGCAAACCGGAGTGCCGTTCTGCGCGATCTGCGCGCGGGGGTAG
- a CDS encoding transposase → MIDDYGFDEFERNEFPLAYLITIRTYGTWLHGDERTSVDTHGRNEYGSRRIKPNLNLEERMLANMKQDAVLLDRRQRQVADEAIRELCADRGYDLRALNVRTNHAHSVVSAQTEPERIADAMKARATKKLREKGLVPPGSRVWSRGRSRRRLWKPRHVEAAIRYVLYCQDKASFDEWMHRNGYGDAESNAETRTE, encoded by the coding sequence ATGATTGACGATTATGGGTTCGACGAGTTCGAACGAAACGAATTTCCTCTTGCTTATCTCATAACGATCCGAACTTACGGTACATGGCTGCATGGCGACGAGCGGACGTCCGTCGATACGCATGGACGCAATGAGTACGGCTCGCGGCGGATCAAGCCAAACCTGAACCTTGAAGAGCGTATGCTTGCAAACATGAAACAGGATGCGGTGTTGCTCGATCGCCGGCAGCGTCAGGTCGCCGACGAAGCGATCCGCGAGCTGTGTGCCGATCGCGGATATGATCTTCGGGCGCTGAATGTCCGGACAAACCACGCGCATTCGGTTGTCAGCGCGCAGACCGAGCCGGAGAGAATAGCCGACGCAATGAAAGCGCGGGCGACGAAGAAGCTCCGCGAAAAGGGTCTAGTCCCGCCGGGAAGTCGGGTTTGGTCGCGTGGCCGAAGCCGACGGCGTCTGTGGAAACCGCGCCACGTCGAGGCAGCGATCCGCTATGTCCTCTACTGTCAGGACAAGGCTTCGTTCGATGAATGGATGCATCGCAATGGCTACGGCGATGCGGAGAGCAATGCGGAAACGCGCACGGAGTAA
- a CDS encoding DUF3387 domain-containing protein translates to MLVSDEIHLCARHNLMMSQLFSEKLKKTLNAYHNRAIATQEVIEELIALAKEIDAAAKRGDELGLTDDKVAFYDALAANKSARDVMGDDQLKVIATELISLVRKNVSIDWTLRESARAKIRVLVKRILKKYGYPPDLQEDAVKQVLMQAELICGEINAETRTE, encoded by the coding sequence ATGCTTGTGAGTGACGAGATCCATTTGTGCGCGCGCCATAATCTGATGATGTCGCAGCTTTTCAGCGAGAAGCTCAAAAAGACGCTCAATGCCTATCACAACCGGGCGATCGCGACACAGGAAGTGATCGAGGAACTGATCGCGCTCGCCAAAGAGATCGACGCCGCCGCCAAACGCGGCGATGAGTTGGGGTTGACCGATGACAAAGTCGCCTTTTACGACGCTCTGGCGGCGAACAAGTCGGCACGCGATGTAATGGGCGACGATCAGCTGAAAGTGATCGCGACGGAACTCATCTCGCTGGTTCGCAAAAACGTCTCGATCGACTGGACCCTTCGCGAATCAGCGCGCGCGAAGATCAGGGTTTTGGTCAAGCGCATCCTGAAAAAATACGGCTACCCACCGGACCTGCAGGAAGACGCGGTGAAACAGGTCCTGATGCAGGCGGAGTTGATCTGCGGGGAAATAAATGCGGAAACGCGCACGGAGTAA
- a CDS encoding DUF3387 domain-containing protein, producing the protein MDCGFWIASCLSKAFALCAASDEATALRDDISYFQAISAALGKQNSNGKRSPEQLDAAASPFWIFDFGFWIATPRNCSKCL; encoded by the coding sequence TTGGATTGCGGATTTTGGATTGCGTCGTGTCTGTCGAAAGCCTTCGCCTTGTGCGCCGCGAGCGACGAGGCGACGGCGCTCCGCGACGACATCAGCTATTTTCAGGCAATCTCGGCGGCGCTGGGCAAACAGAATTCAAACGGCAAGCGCTCGCCGGAACAGCTCGACGCGGCCGCCAGTCCATTTTGGATTTTCGATTTCGGATTTTGGATTGCCACGCCGCGGAATTGCTCGAAATGCTTGTGA
- a CDS encoding HNH endonuclease yields the protein MLLALIDMVAEGKVADNRFPISTVLVEAFLKYWNLVRLDKPAIHLPLYHLQTDGIWRLIPLPDSAVMRFGSMAEIKKHIAFGRLDDDLFALLLDPVNREAIRESLIRDHFPDDAGVFRAATGADSSGHRIEDLLEIAATESRAFARPRRSPLFRSVIMRLYDFTCAACRHRVVTIEGVTAAEAAHIIPFSVTQDDRAGNGMALCKLHHWAFDAGLLSVDDGYGLLVSDKFEEQGEATSLFAELRRRSILLPSESAFRPSNESLEWHRSNRFQN from the coding sequence TTGCTGCTCGCGCTGATCGATATGGTCGCGGAAGGCAAGGTCGCCGACAACCGATTCCCCATCTCGACAGTTCTCGTCGAGGCCTTTCTTAAATACTGGAACCTCGTTAGGCTCGACAAACCGGCGATCCATCTTCCGCTCTACCACCTTCAAACGGACGGAATCTGGCGGCTTATCCCTTTGCCGGATTCAGCCGTGATGCGTTTCGGTTCAATGGCGGAGATCAAGAAACACATCGCTTTCGGCCGACTCGACGACGACCTCTTCGCCCTTCTTCTCGATCCTGTCAACCGCGAGGCGATCCGCGAATCCCTGATCAGGGATCATTTCCCGGACGATGCCGGTGTCTTCAGGGCCGCAACCGGTGCCGATTCGAGCGGCCATCGAATCGAGGACCTGCTCGAGATCGCCGCCACCGAGTCCCGCGCCTTTGCGCGGCCGAGACGCAGCCCGCTTTTCCGGAGCGTCATAATGCGACTGTACGATTTCACCTGCGCGGCGTGCCGGCACCGTGTCGTCACCATCGAGGGCGTGACCGCCGCCGAAGCCGCACACATCATCCCATTCTCGGTAACGCAAGATGACCGCGCCGGCAACGGAATGGCTCTCTGCAAACTCCATCATTGGGCGTTCGACGCAGGCTTGCTTTCGGTCGATGACGGCTACGGACTGCTCGTTTCTGATAAATTCGAAGAACAGGGCGAGGCGACCTCGCTTTTCGCCGAATTGCGGCGCCGTTCCATCCTGCTCCCGTCCGAATCCGCATTCAGGCCCTCGAACGAAAGCCTTGAGTGGCACCGGTCGAACCGGTTTCAAAACTGA
- a CDS encoding ATP-binding domain-containing protein codes for MKKRSRKIGNEVLMELDWFDERFVAGGGSAVVRVEQLRRMGEPFVGWVRVMESIDGKAETERIYLVCRGHTPLNFEPKNPIALFANRDAKAGRIASIDPGNELTISLPYNRGQKTMRVVEKNIFNPVRREVWDARNNQIAFHLDDEYVTSLRAALGVAAPAVVVPVVDILEPADEIVAPGADGRATLDELRTLEEAHRQDQRDTQEEKLNRVREIVESIALKDQPVLDSAQDEFCRMPLNSQLILSGSPGTGKTTSVIKRIAMKAGASHLEETDGISLSEDDRTNWLIFTPNDLLKIYLKEAMNKEGLSATDQFVTTWERERGILGRDVLGFLKRGDKGLFSKTENVLLSNPSSAGTSHTALEFIAFFDQEFLSALQTALESISGVKIDPRELTNRTFSIGEKFRTFTAAASNLRSKLNDQLPYSGGLKSISAIEDLSMLSVAYSNLRRNADNLINEFVDSWIEMNPTRFDDIVEFVQASAEDNKSLLTDDLEAATEDNLDEIGADVDPRLKARSKIRQVLAQESEASAVGRKLRGKDAQFIWEYLEMTDETSNDLRLVGRLRLALKPAILRISSFNRFLAEIPRSYQRFRISNLEAHGGSNYWSDSRDAVENHRISAEEIDILIFAIFRIASILNDSSGPGIETEKRRELLGRIADQYRTHIAVDEATDFSAIQLASIYYLTDPRYRAVTFSGDLMQRVTTVGLGDWKELEALIPTVERFELVASYRQTPMLLNTAKKLYTNIIGEEPPFDSRYHSTGDFPPPLKYAGALDDNLGDWLASRVYEIYRINGESLPSIAIFVPTESDIDPAHKILKEALNEYSIDVEPCKLGKILGTGSNIRVFSIEFIKGLEFEGVFYIDIDRSYEHHPELVDKYLYVGLTRATTFLGVTYADKIPEAFGFLDEDLVDGDWTAFL; via the coding sequence ATGAAGAAAAGGTCAAGAAAAATCGGCAACGAGGTATTGATGGAGCTCGATTGGTTTGATGAGCGATTTGTTGCCGGCGGCGGCAGTGCAGTTGTTAGAGTCGAGCAACTTCGGAGGATGGGCGAGCCGTTTGTTGGTTGGGTAAGGGTCATGGAATCGATTGACGGCAAGGCTGAAACCGAAAGAATTTATCTCGTGTGTCGAGGGCACACTCCCTTAAATTTTGAACCGAAGAATCCGATCGCGCTCTTCGCTAACCGCGACGCCAAAGCCGGCAGGATTGCATCGATCGATCCGGGTAATGAACTGACGATCTCACTTCCGTACAACCGCGGGCAGAAAACGATGCGCGTGGTTGAGAAGAATATTTTCAACCCCGTCCGGCGCGAGGTTTGGGATGCTCGGAACAATCAGATCGCATTCCATCTAGATGACGAATACGTGACATCGTTGAGAGCGGCTCTCGGCGTCGCCGCCCCTGCTGTGGTTGTTCCGGTGGTGGACATTCTGGAGCCGGCGGATGAAATTGTCGCCCCCGGGGCGGACGGAAGAGCGACTCTTGACGAACTGCGAACACTTGAAGAAGCGCACCGGCAAGATCAGCGCGATACACAGGAAGAAAAGCTAAACCGAGTACGTGAAATAGTCGAGTCGATCGCACTAAAAGACCAGCCCGTTCTCGATTCCGCTCAGGACGAGTTTTGCAGAATGCCGTTGAACTCGCAGTTGATCCTTTCCGGCTCACCTGGGACCGGGAAGACGACTTCCGTTATCAAGAGAATCGCAATGAAGGCGGGAGCATCTCACCTTGAAGAGACTGATGGCATTAGTCTCTCCGAGGATGACCGCACCAACTGGCTTATCTTCACCCCAAACGACCTTTTGAAGATTTACCTAAAGGAGGCGATGAACAAAGAAGGGCTTTCCGCCACCGATCAATTCGTTACAACATGGGAGAGGGAACGAGGAATCCTTGGCCGCGACGTACTCGGCTTCCTTAAACGCGGCGATAAAGGACTTTTTAGCAAGACTGAAAACGTCTTACTTTCCAACCCGTCCAGTGCCGGAACCTCACACACCGCCCTCGAATTTATCGCGTTTTTCGATCAAGAATTCCTTTCTGCGTTGCAAACGGCCCTCGAGAGTATCTCGGGTGTGAAAATAGACCCACGCGAATTGACGAACAGGACGTTTTCAATCGGCGAGAAGTTCAGGACGTTCACTGCTGCTGCCAGTAACCTTCGAAGTAAACTCAACGATCAGCTTCCATATTCCGGTGGGCTCAAATCGATTAGTGCCATCGAAGATTTGTCTATGTTGTCCGTCGCCTATTCTAACCTTCGAAGAAACGCTGACAACCTGATTAATGAATTCGTGGATTCGTGGATCGAAATGAACCCGACTCGATTTGACGACATCGTCGAGTTTGTTCAAGCCTCAGCGGAGGACAATAAGTCGTTATTGACCGACGATTTGGAGGCCGCGACAGAAGATAATTTGGACGAAATTGGGGCTGATGTCGATCCAAGGCTCAAAGCTCGAAGCAAGATCCGGCAAGTGCTCGCTCAGGAATCTGAAGCTAGTGCTGTTGGCAGAAAACTGCGGGGTAAGGATGCCCAGTTCATTTGGGAATATCTCGAAATGACTGACGAGACATCGAATGACTTGCGCTTGGTTGGGAGACTGAGACTTGCGTTAAAACCTGCGATTCTTCGCATTAGTTCGTTCAACCGCTTTCTCGCGGAGATCCCACGATCATACCAGCGATTCAGGATTTCCAATCTGGAGGCGCACGGCGGTTCGAATTATTGGTCCGATTCGCGCGACGCCGTTGAGAATCATAGGATTAGCGCGGAAGAAATCGACATTCTGATTTTCGCGATTTTTCGAATCGCTTCAATTCTTAACGATTCTAGCGGGCCGGGCATTGAAACCGAAAAGCGACGAGAGCTGTTGGGCAGGATCGCTGATCAGTATCGTACGCACATTGCTGTAGATGAGGCCACGGATTTCTCTGCTATCCAGCTGGCATCAATCTACTATCTTACCGATCCTCGATACCGTGCCGTCACTTTTTCGGGGGATCTAATGCAGAGGGTTACGACTGTCGGCCTCGGGGACTGGAAAGAGCTGGAAGCTTTGATACCCACGGTTGAGCGGTTCGAACTAGTAGCTTCATATCGACAAACACCGATGCTATTGAATACTGCGAAAAAGCTGTATACGAATATTATTGGTGAGGAACCGCCGTTCGATAGCAGATACCACAGCACCGGGGACTTTCCACCTCCACTAAAGTACGCCGGAGCCCTTGACGACAATCTTGGGGACTGGCTGGCAAGTCGGGTTTATGAGATTTATCGGATTAACGGTGAATCGCTTCCATCAATCGCGATCTTTGTACCGACCGAGAGCGATATCGATCCAGCGCATAAGATCCTCAAGGAGGCTCTCAACGAGTATTCGATTGACGTTGAACCATGCAAATTGGGCAAGATCTTGGGGACTGGCAGTAATATCAGAGTATTCAGTATTGAATTCATCAAAGGCCTTGAATTCGAAGGAGTGTTCTACATCGACATTGATCGTTCATATGAACATCACCCCGAACTTGTAGATAAGTACTTATATGTTGGCCTAACTCGCGCTACAACGTTTCTGGGCGTCACCTATGCGGATAAAATTCCAGAAGCATTCGGATTCCTCGATGAGGATCTCGTCGACGGTGACTGGACGGCATTCCTGTGA
- a CDS encoding HIT family protein, with amino-acid sequence MSCPFCTIPISRIIAGNELAFAIRDGFPVTELHTLVIPKRHIADWFGLTAEELLACYVLIKSERERIVAADYK; translated from the coding sequence ATGTCCTGTCCATTCTGCACAATACCGATTTCGCGGATCATCGCCGGGAACGAACTTGCGTTTGCGATTCGGGACGGGTTTCCGGTGACGGAATTGCACACGTTGGTGATTCCAAAACGCCATATCGCGGATTGGTTCGGGTTGACGGCGGAGGAGTTGCTCGCGTGCTACGTGTTGATAAAGAGCGAACGCGAGAGGATCGTCGCGGCTGACTATAAGTGA
- a CDS encoding DUF3387 domain-containing protein, with translation MSFLAAFNKQITHFKKNVSIDWTLRESARAKIRVLVKRILKKYGYPPDLQEDAVKQVLLQAELICGEIASITVV, from the coding sequence ATGTCGTTCTTGGCAGCGTTCAACAAACAGATCACGCATTTCAAGAAGAACGTCTCGATCGACTGGACCCTGCGCGAATCGGCGCGCGCGAAGATCAGGGTTTTGGTCAAGCGCATCCTGAAAAAATACGGCTACCCACCGGATCTGCAGGAAGATGCGGTGAAACAGGTCTTGTTGCAGGCGGAGTTGATTTGCGGGGAGATTGCGTCAATTACAGTCGTTTGA
- a CDS encoding AAA family ATPase has product MKGEIKKLSISGFKSIRELVDFELRALNIFIGANGVGKSNLVQMFRLLMAMTQKNLQKFVGENGGADNFLHNGPKVTSAIEAEFEFESLSQHAQGSNLYRFQLDPTVDETFLVSEQRKYVTTSWRSYGSPSSESRLRDFKDEKSFDGQWNGVGHFVFESISHWMVYHFHDTSSTAPMRRSEIVEDNNMLRNNGGNIAPFLLRLKQEDSTRSNYEEIINAVRLVIPFFDDFRLDVKTYGGPHKVRLSWKQRGSDFPMQPYHLSDGSIRFICLATALLQPNPPSAIVIDEPELGLHPEAIRVLAELIQDCAKRTQIIVATQSPHLLDQFAIEDIVVVTRREGQSTFERLQRRDFSEWLKGYSVGELWTKNVIQGGTTNE; this is encoded by the coding sequence ATGAAAGGGGAAATAAAAAAACTCAGTATTAGCGGCTTTAAGTCGATCCGTGAGCTGGTGGATTTTGAACTGAGGGCCTTAAACATCTTTATCGGCGCAAACGGTGTTGGAAAAAGCAATTTGGTCCAGATGTTTCGGCTGCTAATGGCGATGACGCAGAAGAACCTCCAGAAATTTGTCGGAGAAAATGGTGGCGCGGATAACTTTCTCCACAACGGTCCAAAAGTTACGTCCGCGATCGAGGCAGAATTTGAATTTGAATCGCTCAGTCAACATGCTCAAGGCTCAAATCTCTACCGATTTCAATTGGATCCAACAGTTGATGAAACGTTTCTCGTAAGCGAACAGCGGAAATATGTAACAACGAGTTGGCGCAGCTACGGAAGCCCCTCGTCGGAGAGTCGATTGCGTGACTTCAAAGACGAAAAATCCTTTGACGGCCAATGGAATGGTGTTGGGCATTTCGTTTTTGAATCCATATCTCACTGGATGGTCTACCATTTCCATGATACTAGCTCAACGGCCCCGATGCGCCGTTCCGAGATTGTTGAGGACAACAATATGTTACGAAATAACGGCGGTAATATTGCCCCGTTTCTGTTGAGGCTGAAGCAGGAAGATTCAACGCGCTCCAATTACGAGGAAATAATCAATGCAGTACGACTTGTAATACCATTTTTCGATGATTTTCGTCTGGATGTTAAGACTTACGGCGGGCCACACAAGGTTAGGTTGAGCTGGAAGCAGCGAGGCTCTGATTTTCCGATGCAACCGTACCATCTCTCCGATGGTTCAATTCGTTTCATTTGCCTTGCAACGGCGCTGTTGCAGCCTAATCCGCCATCTGCCATTGTGATCGACGAACCGGAACTTGGTCTTCACCCCGAAGCGATAAGGGTTCTGGCTGAACTTATTCAGGATTGCGCGAAGAGAACACAAATCATCGTCGCCACCCAGTCGCCACATTTGCTCGATCAGTTTGCCATTGAGGACATCGTCGTGGTCACTCGCCGCGAGGGTCAATCGACGTTTGAGCGATTACAACGCCGAGACTTTTCCGAGTGGCTCAAAGGGTATTCGGTTGGCGAGCTCTGGACCAAGAATGTCATTCAAGGAGGGACAACCAATGAATAG
- a CDS encoding DUF4276 family protein, with translation MNSFVEVVVLVEGQTEQRFVKKLLWPYLAERQVYMTSIILNKPGEKGGDVRFARAKLDIRNHLKQRADTFLTLLVDYYGIGTDWPGYENSKSKISHTDKSNEITQSTALAVKRMLPELQIEKRFIPYVSMHEIEALYFSDPEILANALGTTKESVKSILDEFGDPEMINDNYETAPSRRIAKLFPRFKKTSTGLSIAEEIGIARMRSRCKLFDNWLTQLESLGNN, from the coding sequence ATGAATAGTTTTGTTGAGGTGGTTGTTCTTGTTGAAGGACAAACGGAACAGCGTTTCGTCAAGAAGTTGCTTTGGCCGTATCTTGCCGAACGGCAGGTTTACATGACGAGCATTATTCTAAATAAACCGGGCGAAAAAGGCGGAGACGTAAGATTCGCGCGGGCGAAGCTTGATATTCGAAACCACTTAAAGCAAAGAGCGGACACATTCCTGACGCTTCTCGTCGACTACTACGGCATCGGAACTGATTGGCCCGGATATGAGAATTCGAAATCCAAAATCAGTCACACTGACAAGTCAAATGAAATAACTCAATCAACTGCACTAGCCGTTAAGCGGATGTTGCCCGAACTTCAAATCGAGAAGCGTTTCATTCCCTATGTTTCCATGCATGAAATCGAGGCTCTATACTTCAGCGATCCGGAAATTCTCGCGAATGCCCTCGGAACAACCAAAGAATCGGTTAAGAGCATTCTTGACGAATTTGGTGATCCTGAGATGATCAACGACAATTATGAAACAGCACCGTCGAGGCGGATTGCGAAACTCTTCCCGCGTTTTAAGAAAACATCCACCGGTCTGTCAATCGCGGAAGAAATTGGAATTGCAAGGATGCGTTCGAGATGTAAACTGTTTGACAATTGGCTGACACAGCTTGAATCTCTTGGAAACAACTAA